The following is a genomic window from Prunus persica cultivar Lovell chromosome G7, Prunus_persica_NCBIv2, whole genome shotgun sequence.
TCGAGCCAATCCAAAAAGGCTCGGATTTGATATATAGTGGAATCTTATAAAGGGCTCATGGCATAGACTTTAATTGACCTAAATTGGCAGTCAGGAGGTATTTCATGGAATGTATTACTGGGGAGAAGAGACAGTCTAACTGCAAACCAAGCTGGAGCCAACACCTCTATTCCCTCTCCTTTTGAAGGCTTAGCCAACATTACCTCCAAGTTTTCTGCTGTTGGCCTAAACACCAACGATCTTGTTGCATTATCTGGTAACTATGCagcttaattatattattattttatattctaatttatattttaattcaacCCTTTTATAAATCAATCATGTTATTATCCAATGTTGCAGGTGCACATACATTTGGGCGAGCTCAATGTCAAAGATTTAGCAACCGATTGTACAATTTCAATGGCACTGGCAATCCTGACCCAACTTTGAACTCTTCCTACTTGACCACTCTCCAGCAAACATGTCCACAGAATGGGAGTGGAACAGCTTTGGCCAACTTAGACCCCACAACTCCGGATAGCTTTGACAATAGCTACTTCAGCAACTTGCAGAACAATCAAGGTCTTCTGCAATCAGATCAGGAGTTGTTTTCGACGACCGGGGCTGCAACAGTTTCTATTGTTAATAGCTTTAGCAGCAACCAGAGTGCCTTCTTTCAGAGCTTTGCTCAGTCAATGATCAACATGGGAAATATTAGTCCATTGGTGGGAAGTAATGGGGAGATTAGGTTGGATTGTAAGAAGGTCAATGGAGGTTAAAGTGATGAACATGAGTGGAACACAGCTAGGTCCAATAATTAAGTCATCTTTGATCAACGTTTTTATGTCAACAACTAGAAAGATCTTTAGTTTATTTGGTAATATTcgctttttttgcttttggtttttagtTAAAGAGAGAGGACAGAGGGTGACAGAGACTAGACATTAAAGAAGTGAAGGAGGGATGCAAGAAAATGTATAcattgttgtaaatgcatgagttggtggatgaccaccatacctcttaatattccaccgttggattttatgtaacctatgcactaagtatttgtaattagtacttgtaacctataggtatattgtaaatgatggtattcaatcttctatcttgtaagcctataaataggtggttctaccaaagattaagagaggaataaacatggtgaagctttatctttagcatatcacttctctctacattttctccctctagttttataacatacatttctaatttttgt
Proteins encoded in this region:
- the LOC18769960 gene encoding peroxidase A2 codes for the protein MSSSSSTTYSLPLAITFVLLMLYVSNAQLNTTFYSSTCPNVTTIVRSVVQQALQSDSRIGASLIRLHFHDCFVNGCDASILLDKGGSIQLSEKDAAPNTNSTRGFDVVDNIKTAVENSCPAVVSCADILALAAEASVSLSGGISWNVLLGRRDSLTANQAGANTSIPSPFEGLANITSKFSAVGLNTNDLVALSGAHTFGRAQCQRFSNRLYNFNGTGNPDPTLNSSYLTTLQQTCPQNGSGTALANLDPTTPDSFDNSYFSNLQNNQGLLQSDQELFSTTGAATVSIVNSFSSNQSAFFQSFAQSMINMGNISPLVGSNGEIRLDCKKVNGG